One genomic window of Actinoplanes lobatus includes the following:
- a CDS encoding isochorismatase family cysteine hydrolase → MTDHVAPRWESSALVVIDMQADFTTIGGTVEVAPRVDELAAAFRRAGRPIVHIVRLYPPGSSDVDLPRRGATTIVAPGTPGAGLLAGPAAPVDLDARLLLSGRPQEIGDHEIVLFKPRWGAFYRTVLEQWLRDRGADTLVVCGCNLPNCPRATLFEASERDFRTVLATDAVSQTSAERLADLAGIGVTLATTEEITERLSAT, encoded by the coding sequence GTGACCGATCACGTCGCGCCACGCTGGGAATCCTCGGCGCTCGTCGTCATCGACATGCAGGCCGATTTCACCACGATCGGCGGCACCGTCGAGGTGGCGCCCCGGGTGGACGAGCTGGCGGCCGCGTTCCGGCGAGCCGGGCGACCGATAGTGCACATCGTGCGGCTGTACCCGCCGGGCTCGTCCGATGTCGATCTGCCACGCCGTGGAGCGACCACGATCGTGGCGCCGGGCACGCCGGGCGCCGGACTGCTCGCCGGCCCGGCCGCACCGGTGGATCTGGACGCACGACTGCTGCTGAGCGGACGCCCGCAGGAGATCGGCGACCACGAGATCGTGCTGTTCAAGCCACGATGGGGCGCCTTCTACCGGACCGTCCTCGAGCAGTGGCTGCGCGACCGCGGGGCGGACACGCTGGTTGTCTGCGGTTGCAATCTGCCGAACTGCCCGCGGGCGACGCTGTTCGAGGCGAGCGAACGCGACTTCCGTACCGTTCTCGCCACCGACGCGGTGTCGCAGACCAGCGCCGAGCGCCTCGCCGACCTGGCCGGGATCGGCGTCACCCTGGCCACCACCGAGGAGATCACCGAGCGGCTGAGCGCGACCTGA
- a CDS encoding HAD family hydrolase: MIRAVIIDVDDTLCMTEAASFVLENEVLAAMGRPPMTRELHLATWGDPLLEAMPKRSPGLDLDVFGTLFQTIMERHVAEGRLDVIPEENLRALDALIEADRSVLLLTSRAESEVRHMLEPGHAVASRVSGAYHRDNTRYGKPDPRAFDELLAHTGLSPAQCVYVGDSPGDAVAAGGAGMAFIACMQSGVRRLEDFDGRHVTATIDAFPEVVPVVERLSRTPG; this comes from the coding sequence ATGATCCGGGCCGTCATCATCGACGTCGACGACACGCTGTGCATGACCGAGGCGGCGTCGTTCGTACTGGAGAACGAGGTCCTGGCGGCCATGGGCCGTCCGCCGATGACCCGCGAGCTGCACCTGGCCACGTGGGGTGACCCGCTGCTGGAGGCCATGCCGAAACGCTCCCCCGGCCTCGACCTGGACGTGTTCGGCACGCTGTTCCAGACCATCATGGAACGGCATGTGGCCGAGGGCCGCCTCGACGTCATCCCGGAGGAGAACCTCCGGGCGCTGGACGCGCTGATCGAGGCCGACCGGTCGGTGCTGCTGCTCACCTCCCGGGCCGAGTCGGAGGTCCGGCACATGCTGGAGCCCGGCCACGCCGTCGCGAGCCGGGTGTCCGGCGCCTACCACCGGGACAACACCCGGTACGGCAAACCCGACCCGCGCGCCTTCGACGAGTTGCTGGCGCACACCGGGCTGTCGCCGGCGCAGTGTGTCTACGTCGGCGACTCGCCCGGTGACGCGGTGGCGGCCGGCGGCGCCGGGATGGCGTTCATCGCCTGCATGCAGAGCGGGGTGCGCCGCCTCGAGGACTTCGACGGCCGCCACGTGACCGCGACGATCGACGCGTTCCCCGAGGTGGTGCCGGTGGTGGAGCGGCTCAGCCGAACTCCGGGCTGA
- a CDS encoding caspase, EACC1-associated type, whose translation MTAALPRRRALLIGCGSYTDAALADLRSPRRDVGELRRVLREAGYSEVPSHIDCTTQQAKLAMETFLQQARVDDALNMVYFSCHGLRDRQGRLHFAFSDTEQGYPGATAVAAEWVRDQISASRSKSTVVLVDCCFSGGFIAGMQARSGGEADVDVLVQGAPEGSGVAVLTASGERDASFEDTGSAVIRLSYFTEAVVAGIGTGAADMNRDGRITVDELYEYVYHHVVKGPSPQRPRKLRMGEGSLVVAETTLVPAPAVQAAEPVRRAASPAPGAEGTTVPPPDTATPTSPLSRRRVLGGAAGAAVIGCATVLLRRWGDDPPSDRKDGSTAGPASDAGTADPPSTVLAGHTEQAWGVTFNHNGTMLASSGGDSAVRLWTPAGDKVGALYGHTGAVWGLAFNKADTILASSAGDRTIKLWDTDTHQPLGDLKGHQDWVETIAFSPREDTLASGSYDGTVRLWESGATTARATLTGHDSPVLGVAFNPAGNLLASAGKDGRIRVWKTATGRSARVISGHDGAVWGVAFSPDGTVLASCGEDRKVRLWSVATGKALAVFKGHTDIAVKVAYRRVGDWLASSSDDSTVRIWETASGRLVGVLTGHTASVRGVAFHPEGNLLATASADTTIRVWNLGGFPGR comes from the coding sequence GTGACAGCAGCGCTTCCGCGGCGCAGAGCGCTGTTGATCGGCTGTGGCAGTTACACCGACGCCGCACTGGCGGACCTTAGGTCCCCGCGCCGCGATGTCGGGGAACTGCGCCGGGTCCTGCGGGAAGCCGGGTACAGCGAGGTGCCGTCTCATATTGACTGCACTACACAGCAGGCCAAGCTCGCCATGGAGACGTTCCTGCAACAGGCGCGTGTTGATGACGCCCTGAACATGGTCTATTTCTCCTGTCACGGACTGCGGGACAGGCAGGGCAGACTCCATTTCGCCTTCAGCGACACCGAGCAGGGGTATCCGGGGGCGACCGCGGTGGCCGCGGAGTGGGTCCGTGATCAGATCTCGGCGAGCCGGTCCAAGTCCACGGTGGTTCTCGTCGACTGCTGCTTCAGCGGTGGATTCATCGCGGGAATGCAGGCCCGCTCCGGTGGCGAGGCCGATGTCGACGTACTGGTGCAGGGTGCGCCGGAAGGCAGCGGGGTCGCGGTGCTGACCGCCTCCGGTGAGCGGGATGCGAGCTTCGAGGACACCGGCTCGGCGGTGATACGCCTTTCCTACTTCACCGAAGCGGTGGTGGCGGGGATCGGGACCGGCGCCGCGGACATGAACCGGGACGGCCGGATCACCGTCGACGAGTTGTACGAGTACGTGTACCACCACGTGGTGAAAGGGCCGTCTCCGCAACGCCCGCGCAAGCTCCGCATGGGCGAAGGATCGCTGGTAGTGGCCGAGACGACGCTGGTCCCAGCGCCGGCCGTCCAGGCGGCGGAGCCGGTGCGCCGAGCCGCTTCGCCGGCGCCCGGCGCGGAAGGCACGACCGTCCCGCCACCGGACACCGCCACGCCGACCTCGCCCCTCAGTCGGCGGAGGGTGCTCGGCGGGGCCGCCGGGGCCGCTGTGATCGGCTGTGCGACCGTCCTCCTCCGCCGCTGGGGAGACGACCCGCCGAGCGACCGGAAAGACGGCTCGACGGCCGGGCCGGCGAGTGACGCCGGCACGGCCGATCCGCCGTCGACGGTCCTGGCCGGGCACACCGAGCAGGCATGGGGCGTGACGTTCAACCACAACGGGACGATGCTGGCCAGCTCCGGCGGCGACAGCGCCGTCCGCCTGTGGACCCCGGCAGGGGACAAGGTCGGCGCCCTCTACGGCCACACCGGCGCGGTATGGGGTCTCGCCTTCAACAAGGCCGACACCATCCTGGCGAGTTCCGCCGGCGACCGGACGATCAAGCTCTGGGACACGGACACCCACCAGCCACTGGGCGACCTCAAGGGCCACCAGGACTGGGTGGAGACGATCGCCTTCAGCCCCCGGGAAGACACCCTGGCCAGTGGAAGCTACGACGGCACGGTACGACTGTGGGAAAGCGGCGCCACCACCGCCCGGGCCACCCTGACCGGCCACGATTCGCCGGTGCTCGGCGTCGCCTTCAACCCGGCCGGCAACCTGCTCGCATCAGCGGGCAAGGACGGCAGGATCCGGGTCTGGAAGACCGCGACCGGCCGGTCGGCGCGGGTCATCTCCGGTCACGACGGCGCCGTCTGGGGAGTGGCCTTCAGCCCCGACGGCACCGTGCTCGCGAGCTGCGGCGAGGACCGCAAGGTGCGGCTGTGGTCGGTCGCCACCGGAAAGGCCCTGGCGGTCTTCAAAGGGCACACCGACATCGCGGTCAAGGTCGCCTATCGGCGGGTCGGCGACTGGCTGGCGTCCAGCAGCGATGACAGCACCGTCCGGATCTGGGAAACGGCATCGGGCCGGCTGGTGGGCGTGCTCACCGGCCACACGGCGAGCGTCCGTGGCGTGGCATTCCACCCGGAGGGCAACCTACTGGCCACGGCCAGCGCTGACACCACCATCCGGGTGTGGAACCTGGGCGGCTTTCCGGGCCGCTGA
- a CDS encoding MFS transporter: MRRAPALSFLLVTVFLDMLGLGLVVPILPALMTAVAADVTAAAFWSGLLGSVYGLLQFVLSPLLGRLSDRYGRRPVLLVSLACLGVDWLAHAVALSPWPLLLCHALAGAFAGTNTVVNAYIADVTPPDERARAYGLIGSAFGLGFVAGPVLGGLLGAVDVRLPFFAAAALSLANVAYGWFVLPESRPGDRTTALTLRASNPFGAIAVVLRRPVLGRLAYARLCSDVSRMIFQSVWAFFLTYRFTWSTAHVGTVMAASALAGALFQARAVGGIVRRLGDKRAAVGGGLISATTLLGTAFAAQPWQLYTILAVGVLGSVGGAAAQSWISRTVGDDEQGTVQGALTGIGAAAETVVPVVAGVVFGSSLAYGSAGLIFVVAAAFAGWSVLITARC; the protein is encoded by the coding sequence ATGCGCCGGGCGCCAGCCCTCTCCTTCCTTCTCGTCACCGTCTTTCTCGACATGCTCGGCCTCGGCCTGGTCGTGCCGATCCTGCCCGCCCTGATGACGGCCGTCGCCGCCGACGTGACGGCCGCCGCGTTCTGGTCCGGGCTGCTCGGCTCGGTGTACGGGCTGCTCCAGTTCGTCCTGTCTCCGCTGCTGGGACGGCTCTCCGACCGGTACGGCCGCCGCCCGGTCCTGCTCGTCTCGCTGGCCTGTCTCGGCGTGGACTGGCTGGCCCACGCCGTCGCGCTGAGCCCGTGGCCGCTGCTGCTGTGCCACGCGCTGGCCGGGGCATTCGCGGGAACGAACACCGTTGTCAACGCGTACATCGCCGATGTCACGCCGCCGGACGAGCGGGCCCGGGCGTACGGGCTGATCGGCTCCGCCTTCGGTCTGGGTTTCGTGGCCGGGCCGGTGCTCGGCGGGCTGCTCGGCGCGGTCGACGTGCGCCTGCCGTTCTTCGCGGCGGCCGCCCTGTCGCTGGCGAACGTCGCCTACGGCTGGTTCGTGCTGCCCGAGTCGCGGCCCGGCGACCGCACCACCGCGCTGACGCTGCGCGCGAGCAACCCGTTCGGGGCGATCGCCGTGGTGCTGCGGCGGCCGGTGCTGGGACGGCTCGCCTACGCGCGGCTCTGCTCGGACGTCTCCCGCATGATCTTCCAGTCGGTGTGGGCGTTCTTCCTCACCTACCGGTTCACCTGGAGCACCGCGCACGTCGGCACCGTGATGGCGGCATCCGCGCTGGCCGGGGCACTCTTCCAAGCCCGGGCCGTCGGCGGAATCGTCCGGCGGCTCGGCGACAAACGCGCCGCGGTGGGTGGCGGCCTCATCAGTGCGACAACCCTTCTCGGTACGGCGTTCGCCGCGCAACCGTGGCAGCTCTACACGATCCTGGCCGTCGGGGTGCTCGGCTCGGTCGGCGGGGCGGCCGCCCAGTCGTGGATCTCCCGCACCGTGGGCGACGACGAGCAGGGCACCGTGCAGGGCGCGCTGACCGGCATCGGGGCGGCCGCCGAGACGGTGGTGCCAGTGGTAGCGGGAGTCGTTTTCGGGTCGTCACTGGCGTACGGATCAGCGGGGTTGATCTTCGTGGTGGCCGCCGCGTTCGCGGGGTGGTCCGTGCTGATCACCGCACGTTGCTGA
- a CDS encoding MarR family transcriptional regulator has protein sequence MQLTDAELAGQPAAYWTGVAYEALIAFTRARQAEAGFTQPQFWLLRNLSVNDLSPDGRGRTVPELRQAMSDYLRPEDDLAAEAAALAERGWLRQDDGRWWITPQGEEARIGMKSHAPAIRARIHEGIDDADYVTTLRVLRKMISNVR, from the coding sequence ATGCAGCTCACCGATGCCGAACTCGCCGGACAGCCCGCCGCATACTGGACCGGTGTCGCCTATGAGGCGCTCATCGCCTTCACCCGGGCCCGCCAGGCAGAGGCCGGATTCACCCAGCCGCAGTTCTGGCTGCTGCGGAACCTGTCCGTAAATGATCTGTCTCCGGACGGGCGCGGCCGGACCGTCCCCGAGCTGCGGCAGGCGATGAGCGACTACCTGCGGCCCGAGGACGATCTCGCCGCCGAGGCGGCGGCGCTGGCCGAGCGCGGCTGGCTTCGCCAGGACGACGGCCGCTGGTGGATCACCCCGCAAGGCGAGGAGGCGCGGATCGGGATGAAGAGCCACGCCCCCGCGATCCGCGCTCGGATCCACGAGGGCATCGACGACGCCGACTACGTGACCACGCTGCGGGTGCTGCGGAAAATGATCAGCAACGTGCGGTGA
- the tnpA gene encoding IS200/IS605 family transposase: protein MAGLQGIRTGRHCTFAMHVHLVFVTKFRHKVFTDRHLTRMEQIMRDVCADFEAELVEFNGENNHVHLLVNFPPKMAVARLVNSLKGVSSRRLRQEFPDLVHHYYRANKLWSGSYFAGSVGGAPLSIVKQYIEQQNRPG, encoded by the coding sequence ATGGCTGGACTTCAAGGAATCCGCACTGGCAGGCACTGCACTTTCGCGATGCATGTTCACTTGGTTTTCGTGACGAAGTTCCGGCACAAGGTGTTCACCGACCGACATCTGACCCGGATGGAACAGATCATGCGGGACGTCTGCGCCGACTTCGAAGCGGAACTGGTCGAGTTCAACGGCGAGAACAACCACGTCCACCTGCTGGTCAACTTCCCGCCCAAGATGGCCGTGGCCCGTCTGGTCAACAGTCTCAAAGGCGTATCCTCACGCCGCCTGCGGCAAGAGTTCCCCGACCTGGTACACCACTACTACCGGGCGAACAAGCTCTGGTCGGGTTCGTACTTCGCCGGGTCCGTCGGCGGCGCCCCACTGAGCATTGTGAAACAGTACATCGAGCAGCAGAACCGTCCCGGTTAG
- a CDS encoding RNA-guided endonuclease InsQ/TnpB family protein: MQLRYQYRVYPDATQCTALAQAFGCARVVFNDGLRLRRQAREAGEKYISDSDLSKRVITEARQTDQRAWLGEVSAVVLQQALADLNSAYRNFFTSLSGKRQGRTVGPPRYRSRKDNRQAIRFTRNARFKVLDNGRLRLPKIGDIKVRWSRSLPSEPSSVTVIKDAAGRYFASFVVTTTEDENLPELDSEVGIDLGLTHFAVMSDGTKVTAPKFLRRAARKLKRLQQNLSRKTQGSNRRRKAVVKVARAHARVADTRRDWQHKLSTTIIRDNQAVYVEDLCVAGLGRTRLAKSVHDAGWASFTAMLEYKAARYGRTFARVDRWFPSTRMCSACGRINDKMTLTVRAWDCPCGSHHDRDVNAAINILAAGRADRLNDRRAHIRPGPVPAARSEAVTHQNTARTPRSAAGIAVL, translated from the coding sequence GTGCAGCTCCGTTACCAATACCGGGTCTATCCGGACGCGACCCAGTGCACCGCGCTGGCGCAAGCGTTCGGGTGCGCCCGGGTGGTGTTCAACGACGGGCTCAGGCTGCGCCGGCAGGCCCGTGAGGCGGGCGAGAAGTACATCTCCGACAGCGACCTGTCGAAGCGGGTCATCACCGAGGCCAGGCAGACCGACCAACGGGCGTGGCTGGGTGAGGTGTCCGCGGTGGTGTTGCAGCAGGCCCTCGCCGATCTGAACTCCGCGTACCGCAACTTCTTCACCTCACTGTCCGGCAAACGCCAGGGCCGCACGGTCGGCCCACCCCGGTACCGGTCTCGTAAGGACAACCGGCAGGCGATCCGGTTCACCCGCAACGCCCGGTTCAAGGTCCTCGACAACGGCCGTCTACGGCTGCCGAAGATCGGCGACATCAAGGTGCGGTGGTCGCGTAGCCTGCCGTCCGAACCCTCCTCGGTCACCGTGATCAAGGACGCGGCCGGCCGGTACTTCGCCTCGTTCGTCGTCACCACGACCGAGGATGAGAACCTGCCCGAGCTGGACTCGGAGGTCGGCATCGACCTGGGGCTGACCCACTTCGCGGTCATGTCCGACGGCACGAAGGTGACCGCCCCGAAGTTCCTGCGCCGGGCCGCCCGCAAACTCAAGCGGCTGCAGCAGAACCTGTCCCGCAAGACCCAGGGCAGCAACCGTCGCAGGAAGGCCGTTGTCAAGGTCGCCCGCGCTCATGCGCGGGTGGCCGACACGCGCCGCGACTGGCAGCACAAACTGTCCACGACGATCATCCGCGACAACCAAGCGGTGTACGTCGAGGACCTGTGCGTTGCCGGACTCGGCCGCACGAGGCTCGCCAAGAGCGTCCACGACGCCGGATGGGCGAGCTTCACCGCCATGCTGGAATACAAGGCCGCACGTTACGGGCGCACGTTCGCCCGGGTGGACCGATGGTTCCCGTCCACCCGGATGTGCTCGGCATGCGGCCGGATCAACGACAAGATGACGTTAACCGTCCGGGCATGGGACTGCCCCTGCGGCAGCCACCATGACCGGGACGTCAACGCCGCCATCAACATCCTGGCCGCCGGACGGGCGGACAGGCTAAACGACCGTCGAGCGCACATAAGACCAGGACCCGTCCCGGCAGCGCGCAGTGAAGCGGTAACCCACCAGAACACTGCGCGCACCCCGCGCAGCGCGGCTGGAATCGCCGTCCTATAG